A single Endozoicomonas sp. NE40 DNA region contains:
- a CDS encoding DUF1329 domain-containing protein, which produces MMNNNKTIAFLACALMIAASCQLRAAVPESEARRLGKDLTPIGAEKAGNKEGSIPAWNGGIKDAQIPGDFKPGSHYPDPFPDDKPLFTITASNVDQYKDKLTAGQIALLKAYPETFNMPVYKTRRTARQPVRIYNNTRKAATRAQLLAEGKGFSGAYDAYPFPIPQNGLEALWNHIVRYRGEYVVRRASEVAVHRNGAYSLSTSQQEALMNYNLPGGSEATLDNIIVYYLAFTRSPARLAGGAVLVYETLDQIKQPRQAWAYNAGQRRVRRAPNLSYDTPITSSDGLRTADDTDMYNGAPNRYEWKLLGKKEIYIPYHNYRLVSPDVKYDDLLMIGHVNPEYTRYELHRVWVVEGTLKPGARHIYSKRVLYLDEDSWGAAVVDQYDGRGELWRNSMAYLINYYDRPTVWTGLDVYHDLRSRRYHAQGLANEEAQFVSFDRPIPDLKYFKPSALRRRGRR; this is translated from the coding sequence ATGATGAATAACAATAAGACCATTGCCTTTCTGGCCTGCGCCCTGATGATCGCTGCCAGCTGTCAGCTCAGGGCGGCGGTACCTGAGTCTGAAGCACGGCGTCTGGGTAAAGACCTTACCCCCATTGGTGCCGAGAAGGCTGGTAACAAAGAGGGCAGCATTCCGGCATGGAACGGAGGTATTAAAGATGCGCAAATCCCCGGAGACTTTAAACCGGGCAGCCATTATCCGGACCCGTTTCCTGATGACAAACCACTGTTTACCATTACCGCAAGCAATGTTGACCAGTATAAGGACAAACTGACAGCAGGACAGATTGCCTTGCTGAAGGCTTATCCGGAAACATTCAACATGCCGGTGTACAAGACCCGTCGTACAGCCAGGCAGCCTGTCCGGATTTATAATAATACCCGTAAAGCAGCGACGAGAGCTCAGTTGCTGGCTGAGGGCAAGGGTTTTTCCGGTGCTTATGATGCTTACCCATTTCCGATTCCTCAGAATGGGCTGGAGGCTCTGTGGAATCACATAGTGCGTTATCGTGGCGAGTATGTCGTACGACGTGCGTCAGAGGTAGCCGTGCATCGTAATGGTGCTTATTCATTGTCGACTTCCCAGCAGGAAGCCCTGATGAACTACAACCTGCCCGGTGGATCCGAAGCGACTCTGGATAATATTATTGTCTATTATCTTGCGTTTACGCGCTCACCGGCCCGGTTGGCAGGAGGTGCGGTGCTGGTTTATGAAACCCTTGACCAGATTAAGCAGCCACGGCAGGCATGGGCCTACAATGCCGGGCAGCGGCGGGTGCGCAGGGCGCCAAACCTGTCTTACGATACCCCCATTACGTCGTCAGACGGGCTGCGCACAGCAGACGACACCGATATGTATAACGGAGCGCCAAATCGTTATGAATGGAAGCTGCTGGGCAAGAAAGAAATCTACATCCCTTACCATAATTACCGGCTGGTCAGCCCGGATGTAAAGTATGACGACCTGTTGATGATCGGCCATGTCAATCCGGAGTATACCCGCTATGAGCTGCACCGGGTCTGGGTGGTAGAAGGCACCTTGAAGCCCGGTGCGCGTCACATCTATTCCAAACGGGTGTTATACCTTGATGAAGACAGTTGGGGCGCAGCAGTGGTGGATCAGTATGACGGACGAGGTGAGTTATGGCGTAACAGTATGGCTTACCTGATCAATTACTACGATCGGCCAACAGTATGGACCGGTTTGGATGTTTATCATGATCTTCGCTCCCGTCGCTATCATGCCCAGGGGCTGGCGAATGAAGAAGCCCAGTTTGTCAGCTTTGACAGGCCAATACCTGACTTGAAATACTTTAAGCCTTCTGCCCTGCGTCGGCGTGGAAGACGTTAG
- a CDS encoding WD40/YVTN/BNR-like repeat-containing protein, producing the protein MTKLTSLLVFAMLLSGGLPAVSQASGDSITSKAISDTAIKERYSVISSKAATSLLLDITRLPDSERLVAVGDRGHILFSDDDGRSWQQSRVPTIQMLTAVAFPSRRVGYAVGHDNLILKSEDAGENWQRVYRDIEMQAPLLDVWFQSEQRGFAVGAYGTILSTVDGGKTWADIRNSIDNEEEFHYNGIASDGLDNLYLAGEAGILYRSADAGETWSTLTGPYEGSLFGVSASGDEVIIHGLRGNVFRSRNNGESWLALSSGTEDTLFGSLLLDDGSSYLVGTSGTVLSGLTGRWQITHREDRMPLSALAEASDGAIVVVGQGGVKRMNKNVDMALANKRRFMQ; encoded by the coding sequence ATGACCAAACTCACCAGCCTGCTGGTGTTTGCTATGTTGCTTAGTGGTGGTTTGCCTGCAGTCAGTCAGGCTTCAGGCGACTCCATTACAAGCAAAGCCATTTCAGACACTGCCATTAAAGAACGCTATTCCGTTATATCCAGCAAGGCTGCCACTTCGCTGCTGCTGGATATTACCCGTCTGCCAGACAGTGAACGGCTGGTGGCTGTGGGAGACCGGGGGCATATACTTTTTTCCGATGATGATGGCCGTTCCTGGCAGCAGTCCCGGGTGCCAACGATTCAGATGCTTACAGCGGTGGCCTTTCCTTCCAGAAGAGTGGGCTATGCCGTTGGCCACGACAACCTGATCCTGAAGTCAGAAGATGCCGGAGAGAACTGGCAACGGGTTTACCGGGATATTGAAATGCAGGCCCCCCTGCTGGATGTCTGGTTCCAGAGTGAACAGCGCGGCTTTGCGGTAGGCGCCTATGGCACGATATTGAGTACCGTCGACGGTGGTAAAACCTGGGCCGATATTCGTAACAGCATCGACAACGAAGAAGAGTTTCACTACAACGGTATTGCCAGTGATGGACTCGACAACCTGTACCTTGCCGGTGAGGCGGGCATTCTGTATCGCTCTGCTGATGCGGGTGAAACCTGGAGTACATTAACCGGCCCCTATGAAGGCTCTCTGTTTGGTGTCAGTGCCAGCGGTGATGAGGTGATCATTCATGGGCTGAGAGGTAATGTGTTCCGCAGCAGAAATAACGGGGAGTCGTGGCTTGCGCTTTCTTCAGGGACTGAAGACACTCTGTTCGGATCTCTGTTGCTCGATGATGGCAGCAGCTATCTGGTGGGTACTTCCGGCACTGTTCTGTCGGGCTTGACCGGTCGCTGGCAAATTACCCACCGTGAAGACCGAATGCCACTGTCAGCATTGGCTGAAGCCTCAGACGGTGCCATTGTTGTTGTTGGACAGGGAGGCGTTAAGAGAATGAATAAAAACGTCGATATGGCCCTGGCTAATAAGCGGCGTTTTATGCAATAA
- a CDS encoding efflux RND transporter permease subunit → MLSKRSGNVESTPERMIFHNRTKVCVFFVLATLFLTWKIVTGLKVDASFEKMVPVQHPYIQNMFKHLQSTGGGNAVRIAVAAREGDIFSAEYMEILRQINDEVFYLDGVDRPKLKSLWSPGVRWTEVTEEGFAGGPVIPQTYDGSRASLDELRTNILRSGQVGQLVANDFRSSIVSIPLFETDPETGEWLDYKALSEQLEQLRSQYTELGVNIHIVGTAKVFGDLFEGVQSIVLFFIVAIVITALLLFLYSRCLRSTLIPLITSLVAVVWQMGLLATLGFGLDLYSLLVPFLVFAIGVSHGVQIINSIGVEAAAGADKVTAARRAFRSLYIPGMVALASDAIGFLTLLIIEIQVIQDLALTASIGVAAIIMTNLVLLPVLMSYGGTSQKSINRIRERQHNDGGVWSLLSNFAHPRVVPVSVVIALLGFGWGLYRAADLEIGDLDPGAPEFHPDSRYNKDNLFLTSNYSTSADLFVVMVETGVEQCSTYPVMEAIDRYMWHMENVPGVQQALSMVTASKQVVKGLNEGSLKWQALSRNPYVLNSSVSTLRGLYNSDCSMAPVVLYLDDHKADTLSRVVAETKAFADENNNENVQFVLASGNSGIEAATNEVISLAQNQMLMWVYLVVSILCLLTFRSLRAVFCIVIPLGLTSVLCQALMSFLGIGVKVATLPVIALGVGIGVDYGIYIYSRLESFLKQGLPLQEAYHKTLQITGKAVTFTGITLAIGVGTWIFSPLKFQADMGILLTFMFIWNMVGAIWLLPALARFLLKSESYVEKTEASDREGKLTGSTA, encoded by the coding sequence ATGCTGTCGAAAAGATCCGGTAATGTTGAGTCAACCCCGGAACGAATGATCTTCCACAACCGGACCAAGGTGTGTGTATTTTTTGTTCTGGCCACTTTATTCCTGACCTGGAAAATTGTCACCGGCCTGAAGGTGGACGCCAGCTTTGAAAAGATGGTGCCTGTGCAGCACCCTTATATTCAAAACATGTTTAAGCACCTGCAAAGTACAGGGGGAGGCAATGCCGTCCGTATTGCTGTGGCAGCCCGGGAAGGGGATATTTTCTCAGCTGAATATATGGAAATTCTGCGCCAGATAAACGACGAAGTGTTTTATCTTGATGGTGTCGATCGTCCTAAGTTGAAATCTCTCTGGTCTCCGGGTGTTCGCTGGACCGAGGTAACAGAAGAAGGCTTTGCTGGTGGTCCGGTAATTCCACAGACCTATGATGGTTCCCGTGCCAGCCTGGATGAATTGCGCACCAATATTTTGCGTTCCGGTCAGGTAGGGCAGCTGGTGGCAAACGATTTCAGGTCCAGTATTGTCAGCATCCCACTGTTTGAAACAGACCCTGAAACCGGCGAGTGGCTGGATTACAAGGCACTGTCAGAACAACTGGAGCAGTTGCGCAGCCAATATACGGAATTGGGCGTCAATATCCATATTGTTGGTACAGCCAAAGTCTTTGGCGACCTGTTTGAAGGAGTTCAGTCTATTGTACTGTTCTTTATTGTTGCCATTGTGATTACGGCGTTGTTGCTGTTTTTGTATTCCCGCTGTTTGCGCAGCACGCTTATTCCATTGATTACTTCTCTGGTGGCTGTCGTCTGGCAGATGGGGCTGCTTGCTACGCTTGGCTTTGGTCTTGACCTGTACTCCCTGCTGGTACCGTTTCTGGTGTTTGCCATTGGTGTCAGTCACGGTGTCCAGATCATTAACAGTATTGGCGTGGAAGCCGCAGCAGGTGCTGATAAGGTGACTGCTGCCCGTCGTGCATTCCGAAGTCTCTATATTCCCGGTATGGTCGCGCTGGCATCCGATGCCATCGGTTTCCTTACCTTGCTGATTATTGAAATACAGGTTATTCAGGACCTCGCTCTGACAGCCAGTATTGGCGTTGCAGCTATCATTATGACCAACCTGGTGCTTTTACCGGTGCTTATGTCATACGGTGGAACCAGCCAGAAATCTATCAATCGAATCCGGGAGCGCCAGCATAATGACGGTGGGGTATGGAGCCTGTTATCGAACTTCGCCCACCCCAGAGTTGTGCCGGTTTCTGTTGTCATTGCTTTACTGGGATTTGGCTGGGGGCTATACCGGGCAGCAGACCTTGAAATAGGTGACCTTGATCCCGGAGCCCCTGAATTCCATCCGGATTCCCGCTATAACAAAGATAATTTATTCCTGACGTCTAATTATTCGACCAGCGCCGACCTGTTTGTTGTCATGGTGGAAACCGGGGTTGAGCAGTGTTCGACCTATCCGGTTATGGAAGCGATAGACCGCTATATGTGGCATATGGAGAATGTGCCGGGTGTACAACAGGCATTGTCGATGGTGACGGCTTCCAAGCAGGTTGTTAAGGGGTTAAATGAGGGAAGCCTTAAATGGCAGGCGCTGTCCCGCAACCCTTATGTTCTTAACAGTTCGGTGTCTACCCTGAGGGGGCTTTATAACAGTGACTGTTCCATGGCACCGGTGGTTCTTTACCTTGATGACCATAAAGCCGACACCTTGTCGCGGGTAGTGGCTGAAACCAAAGCCTTTGCTGACGAGAATAATAATGAGAATGTGCAATTTGTTCTGGCCAGTGGTAACTCAGGCATTGAAGCCGCCACGAATGAAGTCATCTCTCTGGCTCAGAACCAGATGTTGATGTGGGTGTACCTGGTGGTCAGTATCCTCTGCCTGCTAACCTTCCGCTCTCTGCGCGCGGTCTTCTGTATAGTGATTCCTCTTGGGTTGACCTCGGTTCTGTGTCAGGCACTGATGTCCTTCCTGGGGATCGGGGTGAAGGTTGCGACGTTGCCTGTGATTGCACTGGGAGTTGGCATTGGTGTGGATTATGGCATCTATATATACAGCCGTCTGGAGAGTTTCCTGAAACAGGGGCTGCCCTTACAGGAGGCTTACCATAAGACCTTGCAGATTACAGGCAAGGCGGTGACATTCACTGGTATCACTCTCGCTATTGGTGTCGGGACCTGGATATTTTCCCCGTTGAAGTTCCAGGCAGATATGGGGATTCTGCTGACCTTTATGTTTATCTGGAATATGGTTGGTGCGATCTGGCTGTTACCAGCTCTCGCCCGGTTCCTGTTGAAGTCGGAGAGTTATGTAGAAAAAACGGAAGCCAGTGACCGGGAAGGAAAGCTGACCGGTTCTACTGCGTAA
- a CDS encoding BatD family protein, with protein sequence MVTSALYELLTRLTTKRLMATRSLTAVNSLMALLLFMFAGSALAATFTATVDRTIIAPYETLDLTLRTDKSTDLSPDLSALNQDFEVVTTRQNRQIRIVNGQTESWFDWIVTLAPKHEGHLTIPALKLGNLSSEPIRIQVQKDSSTGNNVSPVFMRTEVDNEFVYVQQQVVLTLRVFYRVNLYDDSRLSPLNIEGAIVQQLGDTRKYETIIDGKRYGVFELKFAIHPQKTGPMEIPELVFNGTMAERNDPFGSMFSLSNGKPVVARSAEIILNVQPQPASYSGRAWLPASDLSLSESWSQDLNDGVHVGDAITRTITVEADGLTSAQLPTIPKPRLQNANIYPDQSKTEDTPTDTGIIGKRMDAVAIIPTQPGNMTLPALRYSWFDVTSNEEKVAELPARTIRVLPAANAAAIPALPAATPIDKARADSQTADCPPPEVMETTSPTTGNAYLWPFLTGLFALLWLISTSLWLLARRQRIPVITDTVQEDRQHQSEADAFKLFREGCEQRNVNEVKLALTTWCQSLFNEQHLSTVERCLTKLGSTELRALFQQMDSAVYSPDKSDAPFPDILRECEKLRNQHLKQTKKNDSLPGLYPTD encoded by the coding sequence ATGGTGACGTCGGCACTCTATGAATTACTAACCAGATTAACCACAAAACGGCTGATGGCTACAAGATCGCTGACGGCTGTTAATTCGCTGATGGCTCTGCTTCTGTTTATGTTTGCTGGCTCAGCTCTGGCTGCCACATTCACAGCAACGGTTGATCGAACCATCATTGCCCCCTACGAAACCCTTGACCTGACCCTGCGAACGGATAAAAGCACGGACCTGTCACCTGACCTGTCCGCCCTGAACCAGGATTTCGAAGTCGTTACAACACGACAGAACCGACAGATTCGTATCGTCAACGGGCAAACAGAATCATGGTTTGACTGGATTGTTACACTGGCTCCTAAACACGAAGGCCACCTGACCATTCCAGCCCTGAAGCTGGGTAACCTCTCGTCTGAGCCAATCAGGATTCAGGTGCAGAAAGACTCATCCACCGGCAACAACGTCAGCCCGGTCTTTATGCGCACAGAAGTGGATAATGAATTTGTTTATGTTCAGCAGCAGGTTGTTCTCACACTAAGAGTGTTCTACAGGGTTAACCTTTATGACGATAGCCGTCTATCCCCGCTAAATATTGAGGGCGCAATTGTTCAGCAACTGGGTGACACCCGAAAGTATGAAACCATCATTGATGGTAAACGCTATGGCGTGTTCGAGTTGAAGTTTGCCATCCACCCGCAGAAAACCGGCCCGATGGAAATACCTGAACTGGTCTTCAACGGTACCATGGCAGAGCGCAATGATCCGTTCGGCAGCATGTTCTCCCTGTCAAACGGCAAGCCTGTTGTCGCAAGGTCTGCCGAAATCATTCTGAACGTGCAACCCCAGCCTGCAAGCTATAGCGGCAGAGCCTGGCTACCGGCTTCTGACCTGTCCCTTAGTGAGTCCTGGAGCCAGGACCTGAACGACGGGGTCCATGTGGGGGACGCCATTACCCGAACCATTACCGTTGAAGCCGATGGACTGACCAGTGCGCAGCTGCCCACCATTCCCAAACCAAGATTGCAGAATGCCAATATTTATCCAGATCAGTCTAAAACCGAAGATACACCGACGGATACCGGCATCATTGGCAAGCGGATGGACGCAGTGGCTATCATACCTACCCAGCCCGGCAACATGACTCTGCCAGCCCTGCGCTACAGCTGGTTTGATGTGACCAGTAACGAAGAAAAAGTGGCGGAGCTGCCAGCCAGAACCATCAGGGTGCTTCCGGCTGCTAATGCAGCAGCCATTCCTGCATTGCCAGCTGCCACCCCGATCGACAAAGCCAGAGCCGACTCTCAAACTGCTGACTGCCCACCTCCAGAGGTTATGGAAACTACTTCCCCAACCACTGGTAATGCTTACTTATGGCCTTTTCTAACCGGGCTGTTTGCACTGCTGTGGTTGATCAGCACCTCTCTCTGGCTTCTTGCCAGACGTCAGCGGATACCTGTTATTACGGATACGGTGCAGGAAGACAGACAACATCAGTCTGAAGCTGACGCTTTCAAATTGTTCCGGGAAGGTTGTGAGCAGAGAAACGTTAATGAAGTGAAGCTGGCATTAACCACCTGGTGCCAGAGCCTGTTCAATGAACAACACCTGTCTACTGTAGAACGTTGTCTGACAAAACTTGGATCCACTGAACTTCGAGCCCTGTTCCAGCAGATGGACTCTGCCGTTTACTCGCCCGACAAGAGTGACGCGCCTTTCCCTGATATTTTGCGCGAATGTGAAAAGCTTAGAAACCAGCACTTGAAGCAAACGAAAAAGAATGACTCGTTACCGGGTTTGTACCCTACAGATTAA
- a CDS encoding tetratricopeptide repeat protein: MTEFFSQFHFLRPMWLLMLLPSLLLLTLVWRQQQTSGNWNKVIAPELLAHLIHGETRQQQRWPVALLTTGWILACIALAGPTWQKVTTPVSKSQHPLVVVADLSYHQYAADLPPDRMTRLRYKLLDLFRLRQDGLTAIVAFAGGAHTVSPLTDDTNTLSNLVPALSPDIMPEQGQNPLRGIEQAIKLLSQGASEHGDILLITDSIPGYQMADIETRIKQSGHKLSILGIGSEQGAPIAIPGGGYLKDNQGAILVPRLNRTELQQLTRAVSGEYRDLSLDNSDLEALLPKPDASDSVVKVDRQFDQWHDAGYWLVLLLLPLALISFRKGWLLVLFVLFTALPEQQAMAVDWSALWKNTDQRGASALDNNDPESAAQLFKDPDWKAEALYQNQQFDDAANLFGESETAQGFYNQGNALAKAGKLDDAIAAYNKALKLQPDMDDAQFNKALLEQLKQQQQEQQNQQDQQNSEGEQQQSQDSSQQHQENRDSQNQQADEQQTEQQQSEQKNSQQQEQQKQDAQQQNAQTEEQKQEQQQQEQHSASQQADREEDEQQQQAMMEQPAEELDAQTPDQQAVENWLNTIPDDPGGLLRRKFLHQQQLRQENRQQERAW, encoded by the coding sequence ATGACAGAATTTTTTTCTCAGTTTCATTTTCTGCGTCCGATGTGGTTGCTGATGCTGTTGCCCAGCCTGTTGCTACTGACACTGGTCTGGCGACAACAGCAGACATCGGGTAACTGGAACAAGGTCATTGCGCCCGAGTTACTGGCTCACCTGATCCATGGCGAAACCCGCCAACAGCAGCGCTGGCCAGTAGCTCTGCTGACGACCGGCTGGATTCTGGCCTGTATCGCCCTTGCCGGCCCAACCTGGCAGAAGGTTACAACCCCTGTCAGCAAAAGCCAGCACCCTCTGGTTGTGGTGGCAGACCTGTCTTATCACCAGTACGCTGCCGACCTGCCACCGGACAGGATGACACGATTACGTTATAAACTGCTTGATCTGTTTCGTCTGCGACAGGATGGGCTTACGGCTATCGTCGCCTTTGCCGGTGGCGCTCACACCGTTTCCCCTTTAACAGACGACACCAATACATTATCAAACCTGGTTCCGGCACTCAGTCCGGACATTATGCCTGAGCAGGGGCAAAATCCGCTCAGAGGCATTGAACAGGCTATCAAACTGTTATCCCAAGGTGCCAGTGAACATGGTGATATCCTGTTGATCACAGACAGTATTCCCGGTTATCAAATGGCTGACATCGAAACCCGGATAAAACAGTCGGGCCATAAACTGTCAATCCTTGGTATTGGTTCTGAACAGGGGGCGCCTATTGCGATTCCCGGGGGAGGCTACCTGAAAGACAATCAGGGAGCCATACTGGTACCGAGACTGAACAGAACAGAGCTGCAGCAACTTACCCGTGCAGTTTCTGGCGAGTACCGGGACTTGTCACTCGATAACAGTGACCTCGAAGCCCTGCTACCTAAACCCGATGCTTCGGATTCAGTGGTTAAGGTTGACCGGCAGTTTGACCAATGGCATGACGCAGGTTACTGGCTGGTGCTGCTTCTCCTGCCCCTGGCCCTGATCAGCTTTCGTAAAGGCTGGTTACTGGTGCTGTTTGTGTTATTCACCGCCCTGCCTGAACAACAGGCTATGGCGGTTGACTGGTCAGCACTCTGGAAAAACACAGACCAGCGTGGTGCCTCAGCACTTGACAACAACGACCCGGAGTCAGCCGCACAACTGTTTAAAGACCCGGACTGGAAAGCTGAAGCCCTTTACCAAAACCAGCAGTTTGACGACGCTGCCAACCTTTTTGGTGAGTCTGAAACCGCGCAGGGCTTTTACAACCAGGGCAATGCCCTGGCGAAAGCTGGCAAGCTGGACGATGCTATTGCCGCCTATAACAAGGCCCTTAAACTGCAACCGGACATGGACGACGCCCAGTTCAACAAAGCGTTGCTGGAACAGCTGAAACAACAGCAGCAGGAACAACAAAACCAGCAGGATCAGCAAAACTCTGAAGGTGAACAGCAACAGTCGCAGGACAGTTCCCAACAACATCAGGAAAACCGTGACTCTCAGAATCAGCAGGCTGACGAGCAACAAACTGAGCAGCAGCAATCTGAGCAGAAAAATAGTCAGCAGCAGGAGCAACAAAAACAGGACGCTCAACAACAGAATGCTCAAACCGAAGAACAGAAGCAGGAACAACAGCAACAGGAACAGCACTCTGCCAGCCAGCAAGCAGACAGAGAAGAGGATGAACAGCAACAACAGGCCATGATGGAGCAACCTGCTGAAGAGCTTGATGCTCAGACACCCGACCAGCAGGCAGTGGAAAACTGGCTGAATACCATCCCTGATGACCCCGGGGGATTATTAAGAAGAAAGTTTCTGCACCAGCAACAACTCAGGCAGGAAAACAGACAACAGGAGCGGGCATGGTGA
- a CDS encoding vWA domain-containing protein, producing MLELQWPWVFIAIPLPYLIYRFMTPASQSGGTALQVPFYRHLTSIAGDNQAYPAPKRQWSSILPILIWLLLLLAAARPVWLGEPVQLQGSGRDVMLAVDLSGSMEINDMELNGVAVDRLVVTKHVLTDFIERRKGDRLGLILFGTQAYLQAPLTFDLQTVGTLMDESAIGMAGNKTAIGDALGLAVKHLRNRPQESRVLILLTDGANTAGEITPLQAARLAAEEGIKIYSIGMGAEEMVQPGIFGTSFGARRVNPSADLDEKTLTEMANLTGGRYFRAKNTEELEQIYNILDELEPVQQEEESFRPGIALYYWPLLLALILSFLIALLHQQTRPREWFSKHKTQEGV from the coding sequence ATGCTTGAACTGCAATGGCCTTGGGTCTTTATCGCAATCCCGCTGCCTTATCTGATCTATCGTTTTATGACACCCGCAAGCCAGTCCGGGGGGACGGCTCTGCAGGTGCCTTTCTATCGTCATCTGACCAGCATTGCAGGAGACAATCAGGCTTATCCCGCACCAAAACGTCAGTGGTCATCTATACTCCCGATTCTTATCTGGCTACTGCTGCTGCTGGCGGCTGCGCGCCCTGTCTGGCTGGGCGAACCCGTCCAGCTTCAGGGCAGCGGTCGGGATGTCATGCTGGCGGTTGACTTGTCCGGCAGTATGGAAATCAATGATATGGAACTCAACGGTGTAGCGGTTGACCGACTGGTGGTTACCAAGCATGTGCTGACCGATTTTATCGAGCGTCGCAAAGGTGACCGGTTAGGGCTGATTCTTTTTGGAACCCAGGCTTATCTTCAGGCACCGCTGACCTTCGATCTGCAAACCGTTGGCACCCTGATGGACGAATCTGCTATTGGTATGGCGGGCAATAAAACCGCCATAGGCGATGCACTGGGCCTGGCCGTCAAGCATCTGCGTAATCGTCCCCAGGAGAGCCGGGTACTGATTCTGCTCACCGATGGCGCTAACACGGCTGGCGAAATCACGCCTTTGCAGGCTGCCAGACTGGCGGCAGAGGAAGGCATTAAAATCTATTCCATCGGTATGGGCGCTGAAGAGATGGTCCAGCCCGGTATCTTTGGTACTTCATTCGGGGCGCGCCGGGTTAACCCCTCTGCCGATCTTGATGAAAAAACTCTGACCGAAATGGCAAACCTCACCGGTGGCCGCTACTTCCGTGCAAAAAACACGGAAGAGCTGGAACAGATTTATAACATACTGGATGAACTGGAGCCCGTTCAGCAGGAAGAAGAAAGTTTTCGCCCCGGCATAGCCCTGTATTACTGGCCTTTGCTGCTGGCTCTGATTTTGAGTTTTTTAATCGCTTTATTACACCAGCAAACACGCCCCCGGGAATGGTTCTCTAAACACAAAACGCAGGAAGGAGTCTGA
- a CDS encoding DUF4381 domain-containing protein — MEMQNPLDQLRPNHLPDPVNWWPPAIGWWLGGLLAVLVIAAVVYLTLKAVRRTRYRRQAARASHQLLAEFQQHGDERRFINACNRLLKQTALQAYPDEPVARLHGKEWQQFLADKSGNRGFLQGAGAALGDSRYRKERSSEENASEENTVAVNALHSITLSWIKKHHA, encoded by the coding sequence ATGGAGATGCAAAACCCACTGGACCAACTTCGTCCTAACCACCTGCCAGATCCCGTCAACTGGTGGCCACCTGCTATAGGCTGGTGGCTGGGTGGCCTGCTGGCCGTGCTGGTGATCGCCGCTGTCGTTTATTTAACCCTGAAGGCTGTTCGCAGAACCCGTTACCGTCGACAGGCGGCAAGGGCCAGCCATCAGCTTCTGGCAGAGTTTCAGCAACACGGCGACGAACGCCGGTTTATCAACGCCTGTAACCGTCTGTTGAAGCAAACGGCTCTTCAGGCCTATCCCGATGAACCGGTTGCCCGGTTACATGGCAAAGAGTGGCAACAGTTCCTAGCCGACAAAAGTGGTAACAGAGGTTTTCTCCAGGGCGCCGGAGCTGCCCTGGGCGACAGCCGTTACCGGAAAGAACGATCTTCAGAAGAGAACGCTTCAGAAGAGAATACTGTGGCAGTGAATGCCCTGCATTCCATCACCTTAAGCTGGATTAAAAAACACCATGCTTGA
- a CDS encoding DUF58 domain-containing protein, with the protein MSGAYSDLKELVGLRFKARDLALFKHNRSRSLLAGTGISPFKGRGVDFEEVRAYQHGDDIRSIDWRVTARRSKPHTKVFREERERPVLILLDQSHSLFFGSRLNFKSVTAAEACSLLAWATLNHGDRIGGVVFNEEQLSEIRPKRSKQTLMHLLKKASEHNQSLEAKSIPASIASASGGYLAKALRHARRVSHPGSHIFVISDFAQHNEETLRHFSRLSRHCELVAVHVSDPMEAELPLPGRYDITNGVHRQTIETRSGKIRQKYRQQYEQYTSNLKEQFSSLKIPFIRLQTDLDTSAQLTEYFGSVRSRQGTRG; encoded by the coding sequence ATGAGTGGAGCCTACTCGGACCTGAAAGAGCTGGTTGGATTACGCTTCAAGGCCAGGGATCTGGCACTGTTTAAGCATAACCGCTCACGCAGCCTGCTGGCAGGCACAGGCATTTCTCCTTTTAAAGGCCGCGGAGTCGACTTTGAAGAAGTGCGTGCCTATCAGCATGGTGACGATATCCGTTCCATCGACTGGCGGGTAACGGCCAGGCGGAGCAAACCTCATACCAAAGTGTTTCGGGAAGAGCGCGAGCGTCCGGTTCTGATACTGCTGGACCAGAGCCACAGTCTGTTCTTTGGTAGCCGTCTCAACTTCAAGTCGGTCACAGCGGCCGAGGCATGCAGCCTGCTGGCATGGGCAACACTGAACCATGGTGACCGGATTGGCGGTGTTGTCTTCAACGAAGAACAACTCAGTGAGATTCGCCCAAAGCGTTCGAAACAGACACTCATGCACCTGTTGAAAAAGGCCAGTGAACACAATCAGTCCCTGGAGGCAAAATCCATTCCTGCGTCAATTGCTTCAGCCAGTGGCGGTTATCTGGCTAAAGCTTTGCGCCATGCCCGCAGAGTCTCACACCCGGGCAGCCATATTTTTGTGATCAGTGATTTTGCCCAGCACAACGAAGAAACCCTGCGCCATTTCTCCCGGTTGTCCAGACATTGTGAATTAGTGGCGGTTCACGTATCGGACCCGATGGAGGCCGAACTGCCCCTACCCGGTCGGTACGACATCACCAACGGTGTCCACCGTCAGACTATCGAAACCCGTTCGGGAAAAATCAGACAAAAATACCGCCAGCAGTATGAGCAGTACACCAGCAATCTGAAAGAGCAGTTCTCCAGCCTGAAAATCCCCTTTATCCGGTTACAAACGGACCTTGATACCTCAGCGCAACTGACAGAATATTTCGGTTCAGTCAGAAGCCGACAGGGAACGAGGGGTTAA